The genomic DNA AGGATTCTATACTTTTAGCGTTCCTATGAATGGAGATGAAATATCCTCAGAATGGATACAACAATTGATAGAGATGCTGCAAGATAGGGAGAATAATTTTAATCGTTTATACCAAGGTTATCAGGAGAAAAAAATTCCTTTTGGCTCATTCGCAGTTGCTTTAAATCGTTCTCCACTGCAACTCTGGTATGGGCTAATTTTCAGAAATGATACTTACATCCATACTTGGTCAAATTTCCAATACGAAAAATTTGAAACCTCTTTATCTATCATCCAAAAAGGAGGTTTAGTAGTAATTGATCCCATTTCTCTAATGACTTTATATCAATTAAATGTAGCAAAAGATGTAGTAGCAGTTTTAGGAAAATTTGGGATTGCTCAATCCGCAGTCAATTTATTTCAAGGAATGCTTGAAGATGCACAAGGTTTTAATAGAGAAGGTTTTTTAAATTTAGGAATTCAGCAGGGACAACCTACAAGAGAGGAAATTAAGCCAGAACAAGTTGATGAAGCTAAGAATTATTTTCAGCAAATTCTTGATTGGGTATATAACAATTGTTTAGTTCTTCCTTGTCGGACAGCATTAGATATCAATAGAGATGAGCGAAAGAAGCTAAATGAAGTCATTGGATTAGCATTTGTTGATACTGTGTTAATTGCAGAAGAAGCGGGGAAAATATTATACTCTGATGACCAATGGTTGCGTTGGTATGCACAGTCTAAAGGAGTCCAGGGTGTTTGGACACAGGTTGTACTAAATTACTGTTTACTACAGCAAAATAGTAATGAGGTACTTTACCGTAAAACAACTATAAAATTAGCGAGTTGGGGATACCATTACACAATTGTCGATGCTGAAACTTTGATGGAAGGAGCTAGACTAGCTAATTGGAAAGTAGAGCCAACTTACACTTCCGTTGTCAAGGTTCTTGCAGATAAGCAAACTTCAGCAGAATACATGACAGCCGTTGCTGCTGAGTTCCTATATAAACTATACAGTGAAACAATTATTCCTGAGATTAGGGATTCATTAATCATTCATTTGCTGAATGCTGTCACAACTGGCCGTTCCCAAACACTTACCATTCAACAACTGATTTACCAACTTAACCTAATAATTCAGAGCAAGCCTATTATACTACCTACATTTCAGCATGAGATTTCGCAGATAATAAAAATCTGGCAAGACATTTAGCCGATTATTACTTAATAAATAACGGCTTGTATCTGAAAAATACAGTAAGAATAACTGTATTAAATATGCTAGTTGTGGCACAAGGAAAGTGATCATAGTAGCTGACTTGCTGCGATCGCTCTAAGTACAGGTTTCCATGTGGTATAAAAATCTCATCAACTAGCTAAAGATAGATATAAGTTGGCAAATTCGTACAAAATATTCACAATAGAAAAATAGCTGGTTAAAAACGAGATTATACTTATGGTCACCCCTTGCGCGGTTATACTTACTGCTATTCCTTTAGAATATATGGCTGTTCGCGCCCACCTCACCGACCTCCAGGAAGAGATGCACCCCCAAGGAACAATTTATGAGCGCGGCAAATTTATCACCAATGATAAAACCTGGGAAGTCGGGATTGTTGAGGTTGGTGCTGGTAATGCGGGAGCAGCGTTGGAAGCAGAAAGGGCGATCGCCCACTTCACTCCCAGTGTCATCCTCTTTGTAGGAGTTGCCGGAGGCATTAAAGATGTAACTCTTGGCGATGTAGTAGCTGCAACAAAGGTATATGGTTATGAATCTGGTAAGGCAAAACAGAAATTTCAACCCAGGCCAGAGGTGGGGTTATCTACATACAACTTAATACAACGAGCTAGGGCTGAAGCAAAGAAAACAGATTGGCTGCAAAGATTTAACTTAGGTACAAATAACGCTCCCCGTGTTGTTGTAGCACCCATTGCCGCAGGAGAAAAAGTGGTTGCCTCAAGCAAATCTAGCATTTTTAAATTTCTCCAGTCGAATTACGGTGATGCCGTAGCTGTGGAGATGGAAGGGGGAGGTTTACTGCAAGCGGCTTATGCAAACCAGCAAGTATCGGCACTTGTTATCCGAGGAATTTCTGACTTGATTGATGGTAAGAGTGAAGCGGATGCGAGTGGCTCTCAGGAAATTGCTGCTCGCAATGCCAGTGCGTTTGCTTTTGAAGTTTTGGCGAAGCTGGAAGTAAACGAGGTTAATAATACAAATTCCAGCGGTAAAGATTCTACTGAGCCTATTTCTCCCAACTTTTTTGCTTACAATGATGCTTGGGTTGGGCGAGAAAATTTAATTAAGGAATTGAAAGAGAAGATTACAGGTTCATGTCGCTTATTGATTTTAGTGGGAATTACAGGAATAGGAAAAACTGCTTTAGGAGAAAAGTTAGCTGATGAATTAAAAGATTGGTTTGCAGATTGGAATTATTATCTCCAAGAGAATTTTGATCATGAGGAACAAACTTCTGATTTTGGTAGTGTGGCAGCGAGATTATTAGAAAAAAGTGGTGAAGTAGTTACCCCTGATGATCGGAAAGATACTCAGAGGTTAATGTATCGTTTAGTGAGATATTTACAGGAAAATCGTTATTTAATTCAGATTGATTCTTTAGAAAATATTTTACAAGGAAATGAAGAAGAAGGATGGAGTGATTTTAAAGATGAATGGTGGGTAAAGTTTTTTAAAACTTGGCTAAATTCTGATACTTGTGAAAGTTGTATTGTTTTAACTTCACAGGATTTACCAGTACAAATTCCGACTGTAGGTACTCGTTCTCAAAATTTCTGGTATTGTCAACCTTTAAGTGGTTTGGAAGAAAAAGAGCAGTTAGTTTTATTTGATAAAACAGGATTAGATATTAGTGAAGAAACAGAAGGTAAACATTATTTAGAACGTATTGGACGAGCTTATGAAGGTCATCCTTTAGCTTTACGGGTGATAGCTGGTGAAATAGTTAATCATCCTTTTAATGGCAATATTTTAGGATATTGGAATAAGTATGGAAAAGAAGTAGAGGAAGTGGAAAAAGCGATTGAAGAAGCAAAAACTAAGGGTATAACTGCATCAGCAGATGATCAGTTTAATTTACATAAATATACTCAAAATTTACGCACAAATGTAAAAGTTAGGCTAGAGAAAACATTTGACCGTTTAGAAGAAGGTGTTTATAATGCTTATTTATTATTATGTTACGCTTCAGTTTATCGTTGTGAAGTACCAGAAAATTTTTGGTTAGCACATTTAGAAGAAGATGAGGATGTTGATGAAGATGGGCAACAAATAGCTTTAGGTGCTTTAAAAGAGCGTTACTTAGTTGAGGAAAGAGTTGATGAAAATAATCAATATTTAGTTAGACAGCATAATATGATCAGAGGAGTATCTTTAGAATGTTTAAGAGGTTTGGATGACGAAAAAGATGATTGATTTAAAATTTTCTTATGAATCTGATTTTCAGCTATTAGATATTACAATTCAAGTAACACAGCTAATAGCTAAAATTGATCTTGTTTTACTTAAACAAAATAACTCTCATATTTCTCATTGGAAAAAAGCTCATTATAGAGCAATCAAAAACTGGCTATTAAAATACAAACCAGCTAGTAACAATCCATCAAATTTGGAAAAAGTAACAGGATATATAGAAGCTTTATATCATTTATGTAAAGTAGAAGATTGGGATAAAGTAGAGCAACTTTTATCTATCAATATTAATCTTGGTAACAATTTAACTAATTATCAATTACATTATCAATTGGGAATTTGGGGACTTTATAAACAACAAATTAGTATTTATAGTAATTTATTAGGAAAGATAGATCATAAATGGGATTGCCGATTTTTAGAAGGTATTGGTAATGCTTATGATGCTTTAGGAAATCAAGATCAAGCAATTTATTATCGTCAGCAATGGAGACAAGTTGCTCGGAATATTGAAAATAAAAAAGAAGAAGGAAAAGCATTCTTGAGTTTGGGTATTGATTTAGATTCATTTCCAAGTGATTTAGTTTTAGCTGCTTTTGGTATTGATAAAAGTAGTATAAAAGATATCATACCTCGCTTAAAAAGAACTCACTATAGAGCAATTACTAACTGGCTAACAAAATATGAATTGAATAAAGATACTTCTAACTTAGAGAAAGTCAAAGGATTATTTGAAACTTTTTATCATTTTTGTGAAGTAGAAGCATGGTTAGAAGCAAAACAAATAATGCTAGTTCGTATAGATACACCAACCAATGAAGAGTTACATGAACAATTACAAACTTGGGGTCTTTATCAAGAAACTATTAATTTCTATAACAAGCTTTTAGGAAAATTAGATTATCAATGGGAAGCAATTTCTTTAACAGGTGTTGGTAAAATTAATAATGATTTAGGTTATTTTAATACATCCATTAAATACCTTCGAGATGGATTGAGTATTGCTCAACAGATAGGAGCTATATCAATAGAAAGAAATATATTAACTAATTTAGGAAAAACATATCACTTTCTAGGAAATAATTCTGATGCACTTGAAGCTAACATTGAAAGTTTAAACATTGCTAAAAAAATCGGAGATAGAATAGGAGAAAGTTTAGTTATGAGTGATTTAGGTATTATCTATAATGCTATTGGGGACAATAAAAAATCACTTTATTATCTTCAAAAAAGTTTAGATATTACACAATCAACTGAGAATAAAATTGGACAAGTAAGTGCATTAGAAGGTTTAGGAATTTTCTATCTTCAACAAAATGATTATGAACATACAGTAGAATATTCTCAAGAGCAATTAAATCTTAGTCGTGAGATTGGTTATCGCAAAAGTGAAGCAACTTCTCTTCGTAATTTGGGGCAAGCTCAAACTTATTTTTTAGAGTCTTCAAAAGCTTTAGAAACTATACAATCAGCTTTAGAAATTTTTACAGAAATTGGTGATAGTTATAATCAAGCTCTTTGTTATTATTGTTTAGCTCAAAAATATTATGAATATGGCTACTTAGAAATGGCATATCCATTCGTTCAAAAAGCTTTTAAATCATCTCATTTTATGAATATTCCTTTACAAAAAGACTGTTTGCAATTACTACAATTAATCAATGAATCAAATGAATAATCAAATCGAGATAGATAATAAAGAAAAAACTGCTTTAGATAAGATGGATCTTTTACCTTATAGTGACTCTATTTTAGCAGAACTTAGCATTAATTCAGCTAAAGTCAAAGCAATGAAAAGCGGAAAAACCCGAGCTTCTTATCGTGCAGTTATTAATTGGCTAACGAAATATCAACCTTATGAAGATACTTCTAATTTAGAGAAAATTAAGGGTTTATTAGAAGCATTTTATACTTTTTGTAATGTAGAAGAATGGACAAAAGCAGTGAGAATTATTGCTTATCGTTTGCATACTGC from Okeanomitos corallinicola TIOX110 includes the following:
- a CDS encoding NB-ARC domain-containing protein, translating into MVTPCAVILTAIPLEYMAVRAHLTDLQEEMHPQGTIYERGKFITNDKTWEVGIVEVGAGNAGAALEAERAIAHFTPSVILFVGVAGGIKDVTLGDVVAATKVYGYESGKAKQKFQPRPEVGLSTYNLIQRARAEAKKTDWLQRFNLGTNNAPRVVVAPIAAGEKVVASSKSSIFKFLQSNYGDAVAVEMEGGGLLQAAYANQQVSALVIRGISDLIDGKSEADASGSQEIAARNASAFAFEVLAKLEVNEVNNTNSSGKDSTEPISPNFFAYNDAWVGRENLIKELKEKITGSCRLLILVGITGIGKTALGEKLADELKDWFADWNYYLQENFDHEEQTSDFGSVAARLLEKSGEVVTPDDRKDTQRLMYRLVRYLQENRYLIQIDSLENILQGNEEEGWSDFKDEWWVKFFKTWLNSDTCESCIVLTSQDLPVQIPTVGTRSQNFWYCQPLSGLEEKEQLVLFDKTGLDISEETEGKHYLERIGRAYEGHPLALRVIAGEIVNHPFNGNILGYWNKYGKEVEEVEKAIEEAKTKGITASADDQFNLHKYTQNLRTNVKVRLEKTFDRLEEGVYNAYLLLCYASVYRCEVPENFWLAHLEEDEDVDEDGQQIALGALKERYLVEERVDENNQYLVRQHNMIRGVSLECLRGLDDEKDD
- a CDS encoding tetratricopeptide repeat protein, which translates into the protein MIDLKFSYESDFQLLDITIQVTQLIAKIDLVLLKQNNSHISHWKKAHYRAIKNWLLKYKPASNNPSNLEKVTGYIEALYHLCKVEDWDKVEQLLSININLGNNLTNYQLHYQLGIWGLYKQQISIYSNLLGKIDHKWDCRFLEGIGNAYDALGNQDQAIYYRQQWRQVARNIENKKEEGKAFLSLGIDLDSFPSDLVLAAFGIDKSSIKDIIPRLKRTHYRAITNWLTKYELNKDTSNLEKVKGLFETFYHFCEVEAWLEAKQIMLVRIDTPTNEELHEQLQTWGLYQETINFYNKLLGKLDYQWEAISLTGVGKINNDLGYFNTSIKYLRDGLSIAQQIGAISIERNILTNLGKTYHFLGNNSDALEANIESLNIAKKIGDRIGESLVMSDLGIIYNAIGDNKKSLYYLQKSLDITQSTENKIGQVSALEGLGIFYLQQNDYEHTVEYSQEQLNLSREIGYRKSEATSLRNLGQAQTYFLESSKALETIQSALEIFTEIGDSYNQALCYYCLAQKYYEYGYLEMAYPFVQKAFKSSHFMNIPLQKDCLQLLQLINESNE